One stretch of Cottoperca gobio chromosome 18, fCotGob3.1, whole genome shotgun sequence DNA includes these proteins:
- the LOC115023736 gene encoding myozenin-2-like, whose protein sequence is MSQFSTMTTSERKMQAAAICREVEALEDVEMDLGRKVNMPKDIMLEELSLSSNRGSRLFKMRQRRSEKYTFESIQNENNNQLNNRMVLQAENGCAADGLNGENNVDVDQSPAVPSEPNPDSIAPGT, encoded by the exons ATGTCACAGTTCTCCACCATGACGACCAGCGAGAGGAAAATGCAGGCGGCAGCAATCTGCAGGGAGGTTGAAGCCCTGGAAG ATGTGGAGATGGACCTGGGGAGGAAAGTGAACATGCCTAAAGACATCATGCTGGAGgagctttctctctcctccaaccGCGGCTCCCGTCTCTTCAAGATGCGCCAGAGACGCTCCGAGAAATACACTTTTGAGAGCAtccaaaatgaaaacaacaatcagCTCAAC AACAGAATGGTTCTCCAAGCTGAGAATGGATGTGCCGCGGACGGCCTCAACGGCGAGAACAACGTGGATGTCGACCAGTCTCCTGCTGTGCCATCCGAGCCAAATCCAGACAGCATCGCCCCGGGTACGTAA
- the synpo2a gene encoding LOW QUALITY PROTEIN: synaptopodin-2 (The sequence of the model RefSeq protein was modified relative to this genomic sequence to represent the inferred CDS: deleted 1 base in 1 codon), with the protein MGTGDYICVTLRGGAPWGFTLREGEGDTYRPFLVSQVAAGGRAFLAGVCEGDEVVSLNGEPCADLTLLRALALIDTSIDCLQLLVKRYCSIPSEESESEETLCVERDSSGEALESTTLHIFSPQHSSQSPRELYISESRDEAYYGEFGSDAEVPKGPQLLYTQLHTPLPGGRRGREPVCKEDDEEARRSFSPGNMVELQVSLSEQTLDGVGCTSLGSAHGIEGQLSNREAVEKIHTTTASHYVPCSARQPLGQHGVVLSSHSMLGQVEVILQQPAASGAGRGILSVGGPRVSGSVGSQSEGEEGGGPCEGVPGSFTVSFGIPSEEATPAGEQDSETEGDPDKPNKHRAKHARLRRSESLSEKHVKEAKSKCKRIALLLTAAPPNPNNKGVLMFKKHRQRAKKYTLVSYGTGEDEPEYSDEDDEENEDDTQETHTVEFTLLAPNGSELDKHFITNAHSGKGLLTINWDKGLLEIERNLNNQAEMECLPETKGKGAVMFAQRRMRMDEISAEHDELRRQGIPVEAVPVVEKKIEEHSYMQSTTESHAYMDVNIQQQSQQQQQQQQQQQQQYQQYQEQQYYEQQQNYQQQQHQQQQQQQLQQQQYQQQQQYEQQLYQQQQMYQQQQEYHQEQQQMQHYSTNINGTVQHQNSEMQSSFSNRTAKPFPAGNMPATPYSPAMSGTNQDSVGQGEQIASRDERISTPASRTGVLSDARRRNAGKPMFTFKEAPKVSPNPALLNLLNKKDKKIGFESGGEEDYLSLGAEACNFLQSQQIKQKNPPPVAPKPVINPNSPPWSPQIEMTNQDMPQQAENSVFTPAVAPTIETTPAPELEPTPAPELEPTPAPALEPSPPPAPQEAPAGTTTDQQSTWTVPEIESQEPLQVTAQEENGHMNAPLQPEPAPCWAPAQTPAQQPSNPNPNPNYWHPAQVQPQEPPPSQSPPPWVTRQPAQTQVQPQPPTNTWTPQIQPTWAQPQEQPQSHSQVQPPWTHSHEQPNLQQMQPTWSQPQEPMQQPPQAPWAQPSQTDSQHQPPWVQQPQQKPQAQPPWAQQVEPESQPQPPWVQQPQHQAPQQAWPQTQAAGQPQPPWVSGQPQQQPSLNAWPPSQTQAQVQPPWTQAAQAQLPAQPQAILNPWQPVPPQAHSQPSWAQPPSEHGQPPMNCWGQEQNQAQPQPPWAQSVPPQPTSQPNWQQSTSPPQPPMNTWPPPQAQPQTTVNAWAPQPQQTPVNVSTSMVNTRPSPKPWQSPQNAPQSQTPPPPPQRMHSFTIGQQASSHINPMASVLNPASQGSSFDMPAVRGKGADMFAKRLSRMEKFVVDSDTVQANKASRPPSPVASLPNEWKYTPNVRAPPSRSYNPMQSPSYPPGATKQPPSNSPSIKAKKKEKQKPAPKPLNVLEVMRHQPYQLNSSLFTYGPAVEAAKPPEPKQDCSPPIPPVENQPIRYEQMAPAQPAGPCNAPYPQQGYGMPMQPMQPMQPMQPMMHDGHYPQHPANVYPPSNPYQPPPGGPYQQAYNQQYQQPAPPAYHPQAPQSPNQAYQQAPQAPYQPAHSPPYLAAPSVPYQPQPSSSFVAPSFPVAARPESALGGIPGAAPKPKFTAKKSSAQVWKPTAVDEE; encoded by the exons ATGGGCACCGGGGATTACATCTGCGTTACTCTGCGTGGTGGTGCTCCCTGGGGATTCAccctgagagagggagagggggacaCCTACAGACCTTTCTTAGTCTCCCAG GTAGCAGCAGGTGGTCGTGCCTTCCTGGCGGGAGTCTGTGAAGGTGATGAGGTCGTGTCACTCAACGGAGAGCCGTGTGCAGATCTCACTCTTTTACGAGCCTTGGCGCTGATCGACACATCGATCGACTGTCTTCAGCTGCTTGTGAAGAG ATACTGCTCCATCCCCTCAGAAGAATCTGAGTCAGAAGAGACGCTCTGTGTGGAGAGGGACTCCTCTGGTGAGGCTTTAGAGAGCACCACCCTCCACATCTTCTCCCCACAGCACAGCTCCCAAAGTCCAAGGGAACTCTACATATCCGAGTCCCGGGATGAGGCCTACTATGGGGAGTTCGGG AGCGACGCAGAGGTTCCCAAGGGACCCCAGCTGCTTTACACTCAGCTACATACTCCCTTGCCTGGAGGTCGGAGAGGCCGGGAGCCTGTTTGTAaggaagatgatgaagaagCACGGCGGAGCTTCTCCCCTGGGAACATGGTGGAGCTCCAGGTGTCCCTGTCTGAGCAAACCTTGGACGGTGTGGGCTGCACCTCTCTTGGGAGCGCTCACGGGATAGAGGGACAACTCTCAAACAGAGAGGCCGTCGAGAAGATCCACACCACCACTGCGTCGCACTACGTACCGTGTTCTGCCAGACAGCCGCTCGGCCAGCACGGAGTGGTGCTCAGCTCTCATTCGATGCTGGGGCAGGTGGAGGTCATTCTACAGCAGCCGGCAGCATCGGGAGCAGGGAGGGGCATCCTGAGTGTGGGAGGCCCCAGGGTCAGTGGAAGTGTTGGATCCCAAagcgaaggagaagaaggaggagggccCTGCGAGGGAGTTCCTGGGTCTTTCACCGTCTCCTTTGGAATTCCCTCAGAAGAGGCGACACCAGCAGGAGAGCAGGACTCTGAGACGGAGGGTGACCCAGACAAACCCAACAAGCATCGGGCAAAACACGCCA GGCTCAGGCGCAGCGAGAGTCTGTCTGAGAAGCACGTGAAGGAGGCCAAGTCCAAATGTAAACGTATTGCTCTCCTTCTAACGGCTGCTCCACCCAACCCCAACAACAAGGGGGTGTTGATGTTCAAGAAACATCGGCAGAGGGCCAAGAAATACACACTTGTGAGCTACGGCACAGGAGAAGACGAACCAGAGTACAGCGACGAAGACGACGAGGAAAACGAAGACGACACACAAGAAACCCACACTGTTGAATTTACCCTTTTGGCTCCAAACGGTTCTGAATTAGACAAGCATTTCATCACTAATGCCCATAGTGGCAAAGGTCTGCTAACTATCAACTGGGACAAGGGTCTCCTTGAGATTGAAAGGAACCTGAATAACCAAGCAGAGATGGAATGTTTGCCTGAAACCAAGGGAAAAGGTGCCGTAATGTTTGCCCAACGGCGTATGAGGATGGACGAGATTTCTGCTGAACATGATGAGCTTCGGCGTCAGGGGATTCCTGTGGAAGCAGTGCCGGTGGTtgagaagaagatagaagagcaCTCCTACATGCAGTCCACCACAGA GAGCCATGCTTACATGGATGTAAATATACAGCAACAaagccaacaacaacaacaacaacaacaacaacaacaacaacagtaccAGCAATATCAGGAACAGCAGTACTATGAGCAACAACAGAactaccaacaacaacaacatcaacaacaacaacaacagcagctgcagcaacaacagtatcagcagcagcagcagtatgaaCAACAGCTCTATCAACAACAGCAAATGTATCAGCAGCAGCAAGAATACCATCAAGAGCAACAGCAAATGCAACACTATTCTACAAACATCAATGGCACAGTCCAACATCAAAACAGTGAAATGCAGAGTTCTTTCAGTAATCGTACTGCAAAGCCTTTCCCAGCAGGAAACATGCCGGCTACCCCATATTCTCCCGCAATGAGTGGGACCAATCAAGATTCTGTGGGCCAAGGAGAGCAGATAGCCTCCCGCGATGAGCGCATTTCTACCCCTGCAAGTCGGACAGGTGTTTTATCTGACGCAAGGAGAAGAAATGCTGGCAAACCTATGTTCACATTTAAGGAAGCACCAAAAGTATCGCCTAACCCAGCACTGCTAAACCTCCTCAACAAAAAGGATAAGAAGATTGGTTTTGAGTCAGGAGGCGAGGAAGACTACCTTAGCCTTGGGGCTGAGGCTTGTAATTTCCTGCAATCtcaacaaattaaacaaaagaatCCTCCACCAGTGGCTCCAAAGCCTGTGATCAACCCCAACTCTCCTCCTTGGTCCCCACAGATAGAAATGACCAACCAGGACATGCCTCAACAAGCTGAAAATAGTGTTTTCACACCTGCTGTAGCCCCCACCATAGAGACAACCCCTGCTCCAGAACTAGAGCCAACCCCTGCACCAGAACTAGAGCCAACCCCTGCACCTGCCCTTGAGccctctccccctcctgccCCCCAGGAGGCTCCTGCTGGCACCACCACAGATCAACAGTCCACATGGACTGTCCCAGAGATTGAATCTCAAGAGCCTCTGCAAGTGACGGCTCAGGAGGAAAATGGTCATATGAATGCTCCCCTGCAGCCTGAGCCTGCTCCTTGCTGGGCTCCAGCACAAACACCAGCACAACAGccatctaaccctaaccctaaccctaattaTTGGCATCCAGCTCAAGTGCAGCCCCAGGAACCACCTCCAAGTCAGTCCCCACCACCTTGGGTGACACGTCAACCTGCTCAGACCCAAGTCCAGCCTCAACCCCCCACAAATACTTGGACCCCTCAAATTCAGCCAACCTGGGCCCAGCCTCAAGAGCAACCACAGTCTCATTCCCAGGTTCAGCCCCCCTGGACACACTCTCATGAGCAGCCAAATCTGCAGCAGATGCAACCAACTTGGAGTCAACCTCAAGAACCAATGCAGCAGCCGCCCCAGGCTCCATGGGCACAGCCATCACAAACAGACTCTCAGCATCAACCACCATGGGTGCAACAACCGCAGCAAAAACCCCAAGCACAACCTCCTTGGGCTCAACAGGTTGAGCCAGAATCTCAGCCCCAGCCACCATGGGTTCAGCAACCACAGCACCAGGCCCCACAACAAGCTTGGCCACAGACCCAAGCAGCAGGTCAGCCTCAACCACCTTGGGTCTCAGGTCAGCCTCAACAGCAACCCTCACTGAATGCATGGCCTCCATCACAAACTCAAGCCCAAGTTCAGCCACCTTGGACCCAAGCAGCCCAAGCACAACTTCCAGCGCAGCCTCAAGCCATTTTGAATCCATGGCAGCCAGTACCTCCCCAGGCTCACTCCCAACCATCATGGGCCCAGCCCCCTTCAGAACATGGTCAGCCCCCCATGAATTGTTGGGGCCAAGAGCAGAATCAGGCCCAACCTCAACCGCCTTGGGCTCAATCAGTTCCACCCCAGCCTACATCACAGCCAAACTGGCAACAGTCCACTTCTCCGCCACAGCCACCAATGAATACGTGGCCTCCACCTCAGGCACAACCTCAGACAACTGTGAATGCCTGGGCACCACAGCCACAGCAAACACCCGTGAATGTTTCCACGTCAATGGTGAACACTCGTCCCTCTCCAAAACCTTGGCAGTCTCCACAAAATGCCCCACAAAGCCAgacccctccacctccaccgcAGCGAATGCACTCTTTCACCATTGGTCAACAAGCTTCATCACACATTAACCCAATGGCCAGTGTCTTAAACCCAGCATCGCAAGGTTCATCTTTTGACATGCCAGCCGTCAGAGGGAAAGGAGCAGATATGTTCGCCAAGAGGCTGTCTCGAATGGAGAAGTTTGTTGTGGACTCTGACACCGTGCAAGCAAACAAGGCAAGCCGGCCACCATCGCCAGTTGCTTCCTTACCGAATGAGTGGAAATACACACCCAACGTACGTGCTCCTCCTTCGAGATCATATAATCCTATGCAGTCCCCTTCTTATCCCCCAGGAGCAACAAAGCAGCCCCCTTCAAATAGTCCTTCAATCAAAGCcaagaaaaaggagaaacaaaagCCTGCCCCTAAACCCCTCAATGTTTTAGAGGTTATGAGACATCAACCCTATCAACTCAATTCCTCACTCTTTACCTATGGCCCAGCAGTAGAGGCTGCCAAGCCACCTGAACCTAAGCAGGACTGCTCACCTCCTATCCCACCTGTTGAAAACCAACCAATTAGATATGAGCAAATGGCCCCCGCCCAGCCAGCTGGACCATGTAATGCCCCATACCCCCAGCAAGGCTATGGGATGCCAATGCAGCCCATGCAGCCCATGCAGCCCATGCAGCCCATGATGCATGATGGCCACTACCCGCAACACCCAGCTAATGTTTATCCTCCCTCCAATCCTTATCAACCGCCCCCTGGTGGTCCATACCAGCAAGCATATAACCAACAGTATCAGCAACCTGCCCCACCTGCTTATCATCCTCAAGCCCCTCAGTCTCCAAACCAGGCCTACCAACAGGCCCCGCAGGCCCCTTACCAACCAGCTCATAGCCCTCCCTACCTGGCAGCTCCCTCAGTACCTTACCAGCCACAGCCTTCCAGTAGCTTTGTTGCTCCCAGTTTTCCTGTAGCTGCAAGGCCTGAATCTGCATTAGGTGGCATCCCTGGAGCTGCTCCTAAACCTAAGTTTACAGCTAAAAAGAGCTCAGCTCAGGTGTGGAAGCCCACAGCAGTTGATGAAGAGTGA